A part of Bufo bufo chromosome 7, aBufBuf1.1, whole genome shotgun sequence genomic DNA contains:
- the LOC121007765 gene encoding uncharacterized protein LOC121007765 has translation MVNELPTGILLSHLHCLYTAPQSSRKVSCTPIVAGQHGEGLETEPVTVRELPVKCAVHRVSPPVVCGYILTRQIPRWELLDVIEKLCQEREETSKGRSCVPSQLQEISQVREEATKGRSSVPGQLQEISQVREDTSSVRSCEPGEGGDLKGEKLCPRPAPGNQPGEGGGHEGEKLRPRPAPGSQKGEGGGLHKEKLCPRPAPGNQQREGGGLHSESCVPSPSQEVSQDA, from the exons ATGGTCAATGAGTTGCCCACAGGGATCCTCCTTAGCCATCTTCACTGCTTATATACAGCACCTCAGTCATCAAGGAAGGTCAGTTGTACCCCCATAGTGGCAGGGCAGCATGGTGAGGGCCTGGAGACTGAACCGGTGACAGTGAGGGAGCTACCTGTAAAGTGTGCTGTACACAGGGTGTCTCCACCAGTTGTCTGTGGTTACATATTAACCAGACAGATTCCCAGGTGGGAATTACTAGATGTGATTGAAAAACTATGCCAAGAGAGGGAGGAGACCTCAAAGGGGAGAAGCTGTGTCCCAAGCCAGCTCCAGGAAATCAGCCAGGTGAGGGAGGAGGCCACGAAGGGGAGAAGCTCCGTCCCAGGCCAGCTCCAGGAAATCAGCCAGGTGAGGGAGGACACCTCCTCAGTGAGAAGCTGTGAGCCAGGTGAGGGAGGAGACCTCAAAGGGGAGAAGCTGTGTCCCAGGCCAGCTCCAGGAAATCAGCCAGGTGAGGGAGGAGGCCACGAAGGGGAGAAGCTCCGTCCCAGGCCAGCCCCAGGAAGTCAGAAAGGTGAAGGAGGAGGCCTCCACAAAGAGAAGCTCTGTCCCAGGCCAGCCCCTGGAAATCAGCAAAGGGAGGGTGGAGGCCTCCACAGTGAAAGCTGTGTTCCAAGCCCATCCCAGGAGGTCAGCcag GACGCCTGA